AACGACATCGATCATTTTGGTGGGGGTACCATCAGCACCCATTTTCACGGTTTCGCCTGATTTTTCCTTACCTACAAGTGGAGTAATGGCTTCACCTACTTCAGTTATTATTCGATATGAAACAGCCCTCCAAAATTCAATATCCTCTTTTTTCATGATTTTACCCCAGATAAACAATTGAGGCGATTACTGAGCCTTCATTTTCCACCACATGGCTTTTCCCCTCAACGATTATTTCGTTTATCTTCATTTTTCTTATTTCCATCATCTGCTCTGCCATAAAGACAGCATATTTTTTCACTTCTTCTGGATCTTCGTTTACAGCTGAATGTTCAACAACACAGCCAAAATCATCCGATGTTGCGACGGCTATCACTGCAGTGATCACATCCCCTTTTTTGTCTGATGTTGCATGGGCTAGAACACAGTTTATCATGTCTCCCGCTGTAAGTTCTGGGAGTTCTACGAATTGTGAACCTGCTGGGAGAATACTAGATACTTTTATTAAATTAACGTCGCCTATTCCTGCATCTAACAGGGCATTATCGAATGCATTGAGTTTACTTGGACCCTCTGCTTTTCCTGATGTTATTGCTACTTTCATTGTTATCACTTAATAGATTTAAATATTGAAAAAGATATAGTTAACTTTAATAGATAATAAAACATTCATTGTGCAAAAATTATACTCTAATTAGATGCAAATGTTAACATGGATTTAAAAATCTGTTGTTGATCGTATTTGCACAGATTGGAATCTATGATTCGAACGCATACAAAAAAATTTCATTTTTTGTGGCGGCTCCAAACATGAAATGTTTGAGAGTTATCTATAAAACTTTTATATACATACACAAATAAAATATCTTTTAGATTTAGTTAAAGAGCTAAATTTGGTTAGACATATTAATTTCATGTTTAAATATTTTTATAGTGAAATGTATTTTTATATTGGGTGATAGATTCTAATAATATTATCTCATTATGGAAAATTATAATTCCAAATGTCTGGAGTAATGGTCATTTGGTATCGCTATAAATTTCATAAGTTCTTTAATATTAATTTAATTTGGAGGTTGAAGAAAATACGAAGTATTTTCTGAACATTCGAAAATTGAAGATTTTCGATGCTTGCAAAACTAAAAGTTTTGCAGCAGTAAAAATTCAAAGAATTTTTACATGCCCCGAACATAAAATGTTCGAGGCCCCAAAATTTGAAATTTGAGAAAAATACAAAGTATTTTTCTAACTCCCAAAAATCAAAAGATTTTTGAGGATTTTGGAGGTAAATAACATGTCAAAGAAGGTTGTAGAAGTAAAAACCTTAAAAGTAGGTAAATATGTCATATTAGATGGTGAAGCATCAAAAATCAAAAGTATCCAGACATCATCCCCTGGAAAACACGGGGCTGCAAAAGCAAGAGTAGAAGCTGTCGGTATATTCGATAACCAGAAAAGAAGCCTTGTAAAACCTGTAGATGCTAAATGTGATGTACCTATAATCGATAAAAGGGTAGCTCAAGTTCTTGCTCTAATGGGAAAAGAAGTTCAACTTATGGACATTGAAAGTTACGAAACTTTTGAACTACCTATCCCTGACGAACTTAAAGACGATATAGTTGAAGGAGTAGAAGTAGACTATATTGAAGCTTTAGGTAAACAAAAAATCATGAGGGTTAAATAATTGAATTAATTTCAATTATTTTCTTTTTTTTTAAATAATTTTAATTATTATACCTTTAACAGATGATAAAATGCTTTTTTATACAGAAAGCCCCTTACAATTTGCTTTTTCGAAATTATGGGGTGATGGTGAATCAGCAGATGATACTAAAAAATTTGGTTTTATAGGCATTCCCTTTGATAGCACTTCAACATACAAACCAGGTTCAAGATTTGGTCCAAGGGCAGTTCGTGAAGCCTCTTATAATTTTGAAAGATATAACATAATTTTAGATAAAAATTTAGATGTATCTCTTTTTGATTTTGGTGATATTGAAGTAATTCAAGGTAATTTTGAAAAAACAAGTTCAATTATAGAATTTACGGTTAAAGAACTTTTAGACAAAAATATTATCCCTTTGGCTGTAGGTGGAGAACACACCATAAGTGAGGGAATATTAAAAGCTCTTGATGTTGAAAATACCACTATTGTCCATTTTGATGCCCATATGGATTTAAGGGATGAATATATGGGTGAAAAGTATTCACATGCGACTGTAATGCACAGAATATTTGATTTAAATCCAAAAGATATGATTCAAATTGGTATAAGGTCATGTTCGGAGGATGAAATATCTTTTGCAAAGGAAAACAAAATAACATATTTCACGCCTCATGAAGTTAATAAAAACATAGATATGGTTAAAAATGCCATAAAAAACATTGAAGGTCCGTTGTATGTAACTGTAGATATTGATGTGCTTGATCCGGCTTATGCTCCTGATGTTGGTACTCCATCTCCATGTGGATTGAATCCATTTCAACTTGAAAGCTTGATTCATTGCTTAAAAGATAAAGAAGTCATTGGATTTGATTTAGTAGAGGTTTCATCATCTGAAATTGGGGATATAACTTCTATAAACAGTGCAAAAGTTATATATGATTTTTTAGCTGTTCAGTAAGTTAATTTTTGAGTTACAGTCATGTTCTGGATGGTTTAAACAATTTTTTGGTGTTTGATTTTTTTGTTCCCTTGCAATAATTACAAATCTAATTTTTATACATTATTTTTATAAAACTAATGCCTTAAAGCAATATATATGGGCAATAAACCTTTTATATTTCTTTTAATTTCATTTTCATCTTTGATCCTTTTTTAAAATCCTCTCAAAATTTATATACCATGATTTATTAATAAATAGTCACATGAGAATTCTGGAGATAAAAAGTTTAAAACTCATTTAAAAAGAAATCTTATGATATTTTGCATACTTAAATACAAAAAGTATACTAACTTAAATTTAATCAATATTTTAAGAATTATTACTTTAATTTAGACTAAATTGGAGATGTTATTATGGATACAAGAGAAGTTAAACTTTCAGGTCATATAATCGATTCCTTAACGCTCCCAAAGACCCTTGATCTTATAATGGATATGGGAGGGGACTTTGAGATTCTTGATGTTAACATAGGTAAACAAAAAAAAGATGTAAGCCATGCTAAAATACGAGTTATAGGAAATGATGAATCTCATTTAGGTGAAATTCTTGACGAATTAAGTGAGATAGGGGCAGTTATTTCAGAAATAAAGGAAATTGAACTTGTTCCATCCACAAAAGATAAGACTCTCCCTGAAGACTTTTATTCCACCACCAACCACCCTACACAGGTGAGGTATGATGGACAATGGATAGAAGTTGAAGATATTGAAATGGACTGTATGATTGTAATTGATCCAGAAAGCAAACACGCACTCTGTAAGCCAATAGGGCGGATCGAAGAAGGAGACTTAGTAGCTGTTGGAAGAGAAGGTATCAAAGTAGAACCTCCTGAAAGGCCAAGGGGTAAAAAAGGAGTCTTTGAATTCATGTCAAGTGAAGCATCTTCTGAAAAACCTGTAAGGTCCATAGTTAAAAACATAGCATCCGAAATTAGGGAAATTAAAAAAAGGAATGGAAAAATAGCAATAGTAGCAGGTCCTGCAATAGTTCACACGGGGTCAGCCCCAATTCTAGCCAGGATGATAAGAGAAGGAATTATAGACGTACTGTTTGCGGGAAATGCCCTTGCAACACACGATATTGAAAATGATCTCTATGGAACTTCACTGGGAATATGTACAAAGAGTGGTGAAGCTGTTGTTAGGGGACATAGACACCATATTTATGCAATTAATGAAATTAACAAGGCAGGTTCAATAAAAGAAGCTGTTGAGAAAGGAGTGCTGAAAAGCGGAATCATGTATGAGTGTGTTAAAAATAACGCACCTTTCGTGCTTGCAGGATCAATTAGGGACGACGGACCGCTCCCAGATGTTATAACTGATGTTATTCAGGCTCAAGATGAAATGCGTAAATATGCTCAGGACGTTGACATGGTAATCATGATTGCAACTATGCTCCACTCCATAGCAGTTGGTAATATACTCCCATCATACGTAAAGAGTATCTGTGTAGATATAAATCCTGCAACAGTTACAAAACTTGCAGACCGGGGAAGTGCGCAGGTTGTGGGCGTTGTAACAGATGTTGGGGCATTTTTACCTATTCTTTATGAAAGTTTAGAAGGTTTGGAGTGTATTAAAGATTAAAAATCTTTTTTATTTTTTAATTTTAAAATTTATTTAATCAAAAATCAGCTGATGGAAAACACTTTTTTAGTATGATAATGCGGTTTTAAAGTTTTTAACGTTATTACATTTAAAAAATAAGTCTTTTTTTATTTTCAAGAATTATTTCAGGTGATCCACGTATATGTTATTTCCTAAGGTACTGTCTACTGCAATCTGGATGTTTTCTACCTGAAATATGTGGGAAGGACTTGTTTGAATTATTTTAACTTTACTTCCCGGTAAAAGTGACAGTATTTTGTGCGACTTTTCATATTTTCCAGGTTTAATATAGGCTATTTTGCAGTACTGTCCTTTTTTCATTTGTGCAAGTGGCAAAAATGATTTTTTGGCACATTTGCATGATCCTCCACAGCACCCGCACGCTGATCTGGAACCAGTACCTGATGAACAGGTGCAGGTATGTCCTTCAGATGTATTCTCTTTAATTAATTCAAAATTGGGGATTTTAATTTCCATATTTTTCTTCATAACAACACTTCTTGAATCATTTTTTCTGATTTTTCAGACAATTTACATCTTTTTATTATTTTTTTGGACTCTTCAAAACCTTCTGGAGTTAGATATATTTCGTTGTATTTGGGTTCTATCAATTTTAGATTTTCAAGTTCGTCAATTACATTTTTATCATGCAGTTCTTTTTGCACTTTGCTGCTTCCTTCCAGGTATACCCAGTATATCCACAGTTTTTGCAGTGTTTTTTCTGCAGGTTTACTTATCTTCATTTTTAATTCTCCTTTTTAAGAAGTTTATAAACTTAGATTCTATTTTAAACTCGGGTAAAACTTCATATCCGCAGTTTGGACATTTGATTTTATTACAGCTTGATCCCATGCAGTGATTACAGGTTTCAGGTTTCTTGGTTTCATCAAATACATATCCACAAAGCTTGCATTGCATTAAATGACCTCCATTTGATTTATGTTTACATTCATTTTTTGTTTTTTAACAGTTTTTTATTGAAAATGCTTAAAAAAGCTTTAATTTATTTTATCTTAATTTTAAGATAGATTTTTAAATTATATTTTTTAATTTAGGTATGCCTAAATATTGTTAGGTATACCTAAATCTTTCATGGTATATAAACTTTGCTGCATTTAGAATTTTTCTAAAATAGTATAATACATTAAAAAATGAATTAAGACGTTATCTCACACTTTAAAAGGATAAAATAATTTACATAACTAATTGTACTCTATCTTTCGGCTTTAAGGGGATGACTTATATTTAACACATCTTTTCTTTTTTGGGAGCCTTTATTTGTGCGGTATTTTATTAATCTAGATGAATTAGCTACTACCAGTACAGACCCTATATTATGGATTAAAGCACCAGTTACAGGTCCAATGATTCCAAATGCTGCAAGCATGATGGCTGTAATGTTGATTAAGATGGGGGCTGCTATATTTACATTGATAGTGCCCATAACTTTTTTTGAAAGGTCGATTAATTCTGGAATTTTACTTGTATCATCAGACATCAGGGCTATATCTGCTGTTTCTATGGCGACATCAGCACCAAGTGCTCCCATTGCAACACTTACATCTGATATGGCCAGGGCAGGAGCATCGTTAATTCCATCACCGATCATACATACTTTTCTATTATCGTTAAGATGGTTCTCA
This genomic window from Methanobacterium veterum contains:
- a CDS encoding pyruvoyl-dependent arginine decarboxylase, which translates into the protein MKVAITSGKAEGPSKLNAFDNALLDAGIGDVNLIKVSSILPAGSQFVELPELTAGDMINCVLAHATSDKKGDVITAVIAVATSDDFGCVVEHSAVNEDPEEVKKYAVFMAEQMMEIRKMKINEIIVEGKSHVVENEGSVIASIVYLG
- a CDS encoding translation initiation factor IF-5A, with the translated sequence MSKKVVEVKTLKVGKYVILDGEASKIKSIQTSSPGKHGAAKARVEAVGIFDNQKRSLVKPVDAKCDVPIIDKRVAQVLALMGKEVQLMDIESYETFELPIPDELKDDIVEGVEVDYIEALGKQKIMRVK
- the speB gene encoding agmatinase translates to MLFYTESPLQFAFSKLWGDGESADDTKKFGFIGIPFDSTSTYKPGSRFGPRAVREASYNFERYNIILDKNLDVSLFDFGDIEVIQGNFEKTSSIIEFTVKELLDKNIIPLAVGGEHTISEGILKALDVENTTIVHFDAHMDLRDEYMGEKYSHATVMHRIFDLNPKDMIQIGIRSCSEDEISFAKENKITYFTPHEVNKNIDMVKNAIKNIEGPLYVTVDIDVLDPAYAPDVGTPSPCGLNPFQLESLIHCLKDKEVIGFDLVEVSSSEIGDITSINSAKVIYDFLAVQ
- a CDS encoding ornithine cyclodeaminase, whose amino-acid sequence is MDTREVKLSGHIIDSLTLPKTLDLIMDMGGDFEILDVNIGKQKKDVSHAKIRVIGNDESHLGEILDELSEIGAVISEIKEIELVPSTKDKTLPEDFYSTTNHPTQVRYDGQWIEVEDIEMDCMIVIDPESKHALCKPIGRIEEGDLVAVGREGIKVEPPERPRGKKGVFEFMSSEASSEKPVRSIVKNIASEIREIKKRNGKIAIVAGPAIVHTGSAPILARMIREGIIDVLFAGNALATHDIENDLYGTSLGICTKSGEAVVRGHRHHIYAINEINKAGSIKEAVEKGVLKSGIMYECVKNNAPFVLAGSIRDDGPLPDVITDVIQAQDEMRKYAQDVDMVIMIATMLHSIAVGNILPSYVKSICVDINPATVTKLADRGSAQVVGVVTDVGAFLPILYESLEGLECIKD
- a CDS encoding FeoA family protein, with protein sequence MKKNMEIKIPNFELIKENTSEGHTCTCSSGTGSRSACGCCGGSCKCAKKSFLPLAQMKKGQYCKIAYIKPGKYEKSHKILSLLPGSKVKIIQTSPSHIFQVENIQIAVDSTLGNNIYVDHLK
- a CDS encoding DNA helicase PriA, with protein sequence MQCKLCGYVFDETKKPETCNHCMGSSCNKIKCPNCGYEVLPEFKIESKFINFLKRRIKNEDK